The Mycosarcoma maydis chromosome 6, whole genome shotgun sequence genomic sequence GGCACCGACTCACCTAGTCAATCGCAGCCTTCCTCCCCCGTTCCGAGCAGGACGGTGGCCACACCATCGACGGCCAACGACTCCGGACCGACTACATCAGTGACAGGTGccgtagcagcagcaggtaCACCTAGAAAAGAAACTACaacgacagcagcacccAAAAGATCGACAATCGACGCTGGAATCCCTCCGCCTCACGCGCTTGTCAAGCCATCGTCGCCTCCTGGCTTGGCAAGGTCGGCATCGACTACAGACTCGCGTCCGGCGACGCCGCACACCGAAAGCGATCATCCCAGGTCCAACTACCAGCCCTCCTCCAGCGCCCAGGCCGTGCTCGACGATATGCTGCAGAGGCGAGAGGCGCAACCCGAGATTGTCAAACCCAGTCCCTTTCCAGACTTTGACGACGCGCTCTCCAGCTTTAAAGACGGCGAGTTTTCGTTCAATCTGCCCGCCAATCAGCAGCTGGCCATCAACAATACACCCTCGGAGCTTACCAGCGCTTTCACCACCTTCAACCCCTTTGGCGCGCCTCCCGGAATCCTGGCTGCCCACGCTGGCCTTGTCACCGCCGGTACGCCGCCACCCGGCATCGTTCGAGCTCCCAACCGCAGCTCGACTGCCTCTCCAGCTCCGCTCAGCTACTCGGGCTCGTTCGATCCCTTTGCTCCCGGCGCCGGCGAGACGATCAAGGAGGGTGGCAGCTCGTTCGCTGACAGCACGTATCCAGTGTCGTTCGACTTTGCGGATCAGACCAGGAGGATGATGGGTCAAGACAATCTTGCTGCCAGTGGCATGGGAGGTCTGGTACACGATGAGACCCTTGACTTGGGCCAAGACGCCTCGAAACGCGCCTCGCGCTTCGATTTTGCCAAGCGAAAGGAGTCGGACTCGTTTATCAGTGCTTCTCCGCTGCGCACCGAATTGATGCAGAGTGTACGTGATGGCGAGAGCTTCGGAGCTGGAAAGGACGTGACCAGCCTGTTGGGCGGCGTGTTCGACCAGGAGAATCGATTGAATGGAATCGGCGATGTTGGAGCCTCGGCGGCAGCCATTGGATTGCACGGCCGCGAGACTGGTGGCTTCCCTGGAATGGGCATGTCCCGACCTCCTCCCGGTATTGGCGGTCCTGGATTCGGAGGCCGTTTCGGTACCAACACGCCACCTCCGGGCATCTCTGCGCCTGCCAGCCGCCAGCAACAAGCTTTGCTAGCCTCGTTACACCAAATTGGTAGCGGCAACCTTGGCAATGCTTCTGATtcgcaacagcaacagcaacagcaacagcagcagtcatCTCAGCTTTCAAACGGCAGCGGCGTCAGCTTTCTCGCAGAACTTCAACAGCAGGCAGCGCAacgagcacagcagcaagcgcaatTCGCAGCTGGCAGAGACCTTTCAGAGACGGGTCGAGCCAACGGCATTGGCAATGCCAATGTTTCCGATCCACTTCTGGCTCACTTGCTTGCTGGGCGTCGTGCCAACTACGGAGGCCAATCTGGAGGATCCGACATGCCGTTCAACGATCCAGCGATCATGTCGATGAGCCGAGCTCAGATTCAGGCagctcagcaacagcagcagcagcagcagcaattTGGTGGTAACCGTTACGGCACCGGCATGGGCGGATTCGGCGTCTCTTCCTTTTCGCCGTTTGATCAGATGAACAACGCCAATGCAGGCTTTGGATCTGCATCGCAGTATGGCGATCATCATCGTTTTgtgcaacagcagcagcagcagcagcaaggccAAGGGCAGGCGTCTCCTTATTCCAACATGTCCTGAGTTGGCCCTCTTTTTCCAGCGCTTCTTTGTCTTTCCGTCGTGTTGTGGTCATTTCGATCTGTGTCCGCGTCAACATGTTTGTTCTCTGTCTATGCGTGCGTATGCTGTCTGACGTGTGCATGTGTCTATTATGTGCTTATTGTGTGCAATCATAATTTCACGGCTGGGAGACGAACTCAGGAGGGGAGTGGGGACCGCAGAAAAAAACGACAAGTCGACATGGGATGGATTGGCGAACATGAATGGAGCAGGGATGTAGTACTCGGTACTGAAGGGGGCTTGTACGAAACGCGGATGGGAAGATCGGTATGAGGCGAGATCGTGGATAACATGTTAACGTGGTGGAGGGCTTGGGGTGGCGCCTTGCATCATGTTTTTCATCATGTTCATCATGCCGCCCATGCCGGCGCCGCCCATGCCGTGCATCATGCTTGCGAGTTGAGACATGTCTGGCATACCGCCTGCGCCGGTGCCGCCCATCATGTTTGCGAGAGCGCCGAGGCCACCGAGACCGCCTCCGCCGAGAGCGGCTAGACCTTCTGGCATGTTTCCGGACTGGATCTGTTGCAAAAGCTTTTCGCGGCCTCCGGGTTGGCGTAGTTGCGCTTTGATCTCGGGCGGTAGCGCgttctgcatctgcatgACCTGCTCGCGCGACATGCCAGGAGGCAGCATGCCTGGCGTTGGCatcttgcctttgccacCCGCACCACCTTGCATCTGCTTGAACAGACCCGCCTTGCCCACGCGCTTGCACATGTTGGCCACCATTCGGTACTGCATGAGGAACTCTTCGACTTCTTTCACCGAGGTTCCGGAGCCACGAGCTACGCGACGAGCGCGCGCGGTCATGCGAACCTTGGACTGaggcttcttcttcttcttgctctttgcAGCGGCGGTAGAGCTCTCGGCAACAGCGACTTGCTTTGTATCGGCGGGCGGCTTCTTGGATCGAATCGGAGCGTAAAACATTCTCCCATCGCTATCGAGCTCCTCCGCCGTCATAGCATCCGTGATAAACATCATACGTTTCATTTTGCTCCCGGCAGCCTCATCATCGCCACCCGCGCCACTCAGCATCTGCCCCATCCCTGGAATCATGCCTGCAATCTTGCTCAACGGACCCATGCCCATGATGTTGGAGAGCTGCTCCCtccaatcgcgaatgctAAAGATACCACCTTGACCGATCTTCTTGAGCATCTCTTGTTGACGTTCCTGGCCACCGTTCATTTGCATCTCTTCCATCTTGTCCATCAGCCCGCTGATATCGCCCATTCCGAGTAGCTTGGAGATGAACGGTTGAGCACGGAAAGGTTCCAAGTCGGCAGCATGTTCACCGGTACCGATAAACATGATGGGTGTTTTGGTAGCGGCGACGGCCGAGAtggcaccaccaccttTGGCGTggccgtcgagcttggtgacgatgatggcacCGTACCCGGCGGCTTGCTTGAACGCGCGGGATTGCGCTTCAGCCGCTTGACCGAtgttggcgtcgagcaCCATAATGGTGAGATCCGGAGTGACGGCAGTGTCGATCTCTCGCATTTCGTCAAACAGCTCTTGCTCCTGCTTGTGACGACCCGAGGtgtcgacgatgatgactTCGAAACGGTTCTGTTTGAAGCTAGCGACACCAGCGGCCGAGATGGCGACGGGATCGGTTTCGGTGTAACTTCCGTAGAAGGGGACGTTGATCTTGCTAGCATTTTGCTTGAGTTGATCAAAGGCGCCGGCACGAAAGGTATCTGCGCAGACAAGACCCGTCTTGAAACCACGCTTCTGATAGTAGAGCGCCAGCTTCGTACACGAAGTTGTCTTACCAGAACCTTGAAGACCTACGAACATGATGACGTTCGGTTTGCCCTTCTTTGGCTTGAAAATATCGCCTGGACCGGCATTTGCGGAAGCGACAACAGCACCtgagtcgtcgtcggttTTGGTCTGGCCATGGAGCGGGTCGACGAgggcgacgagatggtcaAAGACAGCTTTTTGAACACGCTGACGACGCTGTGCATCGGACCAATTGGCGTTTGTTTTGTCGTTGAGCAGAGCAGTGACTTGAGATTTGACTTGAGAACGGAGGTTGGCGACAAGCTTGACGTTGACATCCGCTTCGATGAGCGCGTTGCAGACGGATTTGAGGAGTTGATCGATCgaggcagcatcgacggtAGGCACTTTGGAGAGGTCTTGAAAGGCGCTGTTGATGCGCCTGCCGAGATCGGAGAGCACCATCTTGGGCCAAGATGCTTCTGTCTGACAATGTCGGTGATGATCACAGGCCAGTGGCGAAGGCGAAGGCGAAGGTGAcggcgaggcgaggcgatcgGTGGCACATACGGCTGCGGGGTCCAAGGTGGAACACGGAAGTCAGTCTGTAACTGTTCAATTGGCTGGTTTGGCTGAAGGACAGTCTTCGTCACGTGGTTTATGCTTCACGCTCCGTTActccagtcacgagtcacgagtgccgTCTTCCGTGTTCCCCGTGGTCTTCAGATGAGTTTGAACAGTGGTCTAACACAGAGAAAGCGAAGCGAGACGACCTAACAATTCTGTGTTTACATCTctgagtcacgagttgctcatcattcacgattcacgattcacgattcacgattcgactTTTGAGAGGCGGTGCTGCCAAGCGCTGTCAAGAAAAAAGAAAGCTTCGGTCGACAGTCGGGATACGTGATAGCCTTGCGGCTGTGTTGGTTTGACGCTccgttgagcttggcaccGACATAGAGGTATGGGACTGCATGAGGCTGACAGGTAGTAGAACACCATGGTGCTGATCTCAGTGGAGAAGCTGGACGCAAATCGGACGACAGCAACGATACGTCAGATAGACGTGGGTGTGCGTTTGGTTCCGATAACATCAAGACGTGCGCAGTTGAGCGTTTTCGGCCGGTTTGGACAGGGGTCTTTGCAAGCATTCAAGATTGAGATGGCAAACGAGATGTCAAGTCGGACGGCACATTCTTCGGACACTTTGAACTTAGGGCTAAGTTAGTTGAAGCTTGTGCCTGCTGACCTTGACTCGGACAGAGCGAAGTTAGCAAGAGGAGCGTGCAGGCCTGTGAGGTGATGGAAGGCTGTGCAATTCTGATGCAGCCAGCCGAgatatcacgaatcgtgaatcacaccGACGAATCTCCTGATAAGTTACAGTATGTGGTTGAAATTTTGGTCGGCGCAGCGACCCGAAAAGGTTCGGTCCTTGTCTGAATTTGAGGTGGTGCGtggtgtcgagcttgactGAGCTGGACAGGGTTGTTGATCGTGGCTACCACAGTTACAAGTGCAATTCCTGTTCACAAAGACGGCTAGGTGCCTGAGTGCAGTATCAAGTCTCAACTACAACGGCAACGCAGATATCAACCACACCTCGATAATCGCCATGGAGGCTCTGAAGGCAAACGGAGGAGGTCTGTCTGGTCAACTTGTATCTCGGAAGTCAGCCGAAAAGAGGAGGATCTGCGATTATACATATGTAGCCTCAGATAGAGTCGTCGCacctattcacgattgacgattgatGATGGACGACACACGTTTGAAAATGACGAGTATGAGATGACAAGCAGGTTGTGCTTTATcctactcgtgacttcgGCACAGAGTCTTGAGTCGTAAGTggccaatcgtgaatcacgaatcacgaatcacgaatcacgaataataATGACGATTTTGTTCAacagaatcgtgattcgtaattttGAAGCAGTCACGAGAGTCACATGAGTTGACTGAGTGCAACTCaaacgaatcacgaatcaagcaCACGAAGAATTCAGgaattcatgattcgtgattccaaACCcgactcacgaatcgtgaatgctgtgCCTGCCAAGCAGTGAGCAGACCCTGCCTGCGCCTAATGATGGAATGCTTCCTCCACTCCAACACCGCACCGCTTCCAAGCTGTCAACCTTCATCCCTTTGCTTTGACCTAGGCTCGAAAAGCAGTCTATCTTGCACCCGTCCCGCTCAGTCTGATCTACTGGCACTGCCACGCTGCTGTGCGGTGCGGCGCGGTGCGGTGCTTCGCTCCTTCGAGCTCTGGCTGTCCTTCAAGTCTTCTCATCGTGAGTATACTCCATCTAGTTATATCATCTTTGCGCCTGTACGCCCCTCACATCACCCCTGGCTCTCATGACCAACACTTCACCACGGCACACTATCCTTCCTATCCAGACACCTTCTCGACATCCCAACGCCAGTCCATGACCCCTTCCTTGTACGCCTGATCAGCGTCATGCTCTTGTCCCACCAAACTCACCCAGTTCCCTCTTGTTCCCACTCCCGCCCTTGTAGACCCTCCCTTAAACGGCATCGCGGCTCACACGGACAGCCTCGCGCTCTTTGTGTCAAGATGAGGACTTGCACTGGTGCTTCTTCGAGCCCGTCCAGCTCAGGTCGATTGAAGAGCGACCTTGCAAAGCTGGAACATCAGATTCACAAGACTTCGACCATCCACAACATCGCCAACGACTCTGGCGTCTCATTTTGTGCCGAAACACCGTCACAGCAGTCGGCACGCAAGGCAACTGGAGGCTCGATAGCCAGCATCGCCACTATCACACCGGAATCGGCGCCCGACCGTGCCTCGACGCTAAGGGACGATGCCACGTCGGCTGCCAAAATGGCCCCTGGACGAAACTTGGCCTTGACACTTCCCTTGCTTCCTCAGCTCGACGCAGGCCTCAGCTCGGGTGCTTCCAACGTCATGGCCTCACCTTCCATCATCAAATCCGACGATCCCTTCTTTGCCCAAGAGCCAGCACCACGCTCCTCGTTGTCCATttcctccacctcttcccAAGACTTTGAGCTCAACGACCTCTGGGACAGCCTCGCTAGGCAGCTCAAACCCATCGCCGACGTCTTGC encodes the following:
- a CDS encoding putative signal recognition particle subunit protein gives rise to the protein MVLSDLGRRINSAFQDLSKVPTVDAASIDQLLKSVCNALIEADVNVKLVANLRSQVKSQVTALLNDKTNANWSDAQRRQRVQKAVFDHLVALVDPLHGQTKTDDDSGAVVASANAGPGDIFKPKKGKPNVIMFVGLQGSGKTTSCTKLALYYQKRGFKTGLVCADTFRAGAFDQLKQNASKINVPFYGSYTETDPVAISAAGVASFKQNRFEVIIVDTSGRHKQEQELFDEMREIDTAVTPDLTIMVLDANIGQAAEAQSRAFKQAAGYGAIIVTKLDGHAKGGGAISAVAATKTPIMFIGTGEHAADLEPFRAQPFISKLLGMGDISGLMDKMEEMQMNGGQERQQEMLKKIGQGGIFSIRDWREQLSNIMGMGPLSKIAGMIPGMGQMLSGAGGDDEAAGSKMKRMMFITDAMTAEELDSDGRMFYAPIRSKKPPADTKQVAVAESSTAAAKSKKKKKPQSKVRMTARARRVARGSGTSVKEVEEFLMQYRMVANMCKRVGKAGLFKQMQGGAGGKGKMPTPGMLPPGMSREQVMQMQNALPPEIKAQLRQPGGREKLLQQIQSGNMPEGLAALGGGGLGGLGALANMMGGTGAGGMPDMSQLASMMHGMGGAGMGGMMNMMKNMMQGATPSPPPR
- a CDS encoding CCR4-NOT core ubiquitin-protein ligase subunit MOT2 (related to MOT2 - transcriptional repressor), producing the protein MAKRTAPATSATGPAFPPLGLVVGPGAPAANSFHHGSHSFSNSHNAASSPTPDPPPAANGLPPAPNKFDVSQAQQCRLQDAYWSDEEEDMDCPLCLEEIDLSDANFKPCPCGYQICRFCWHHIKQNLNGRCPACRRKYSDQTVEFKPMTAEEIKRLTQAKKQKEREKKELESMNRKHLANMRVVQKNLVYVVGLSSKLAKEELIPTLRSNEYFGQYGRISKILISKRNTASRLVMGTSETALGVYVTYHRKEDAAKAIVAIDGSKGSDGRVIRASYGTTKYCTTYLRNLPCTNPGCTYLHEPGEEADSFTKEDLSTLRHAAKDAEHKIKPASLGITQPPKRSEFLTTNDAESSALPKTASWASGKPMSVASSPAPIVAASPFRDSDMPPLSASSASALARKVSSQKPSTPKAQKQLPNAKSKLALATGRPDSPALLGTDSPSQSQPSSPVPSRTVATPSTANDSGPTTSVTGAVAAAGTPRKETTTTAAPKRSTIDAGIPPPHALVKPSSPPGLARSASTTDSRPATPHTESDHPRSNYQPSSSAQAVLDDMLQRREAQPEIVKPSPFPDFDDALSSFKDGEFSFNLPANQQLAINNTPSELTSAFTTFNPFGAPPGILAAHAGLVTAGTPPPGIVRAPNRSSTASPAPLSYSGSFDPFAPGAGETIKEGGSSFADSTYPVSFDFADQTRRMMGQDNLAASGMGGLVHDETLDLGQDASKRASRFDFAKRKESDSFISASPLRTELMQSVRDGESFGAGKDVTSLLGGVFDQENRLNGIGDVGASAAAIGLHGRETGGFPGMGMSRPPPGIGGPGFGGRFGTNTPPPGISAPASRQQQALLASLHQIGSGNLGNASDSQQQQQQQQQQSSQLSNGSGVSFLAELQQQAAQRAQQQAQFAAGRDLSETGRANGIGNANVSDPLLAHLLAGRRANYGGQSGGSDMPFNDPAIMSMSRAQIQAAQQQQQQQQQFGGNRYGTGMGGFGVSSFSPFDQMNNANAGFGSASQYGDHHRFVQQQQQQQQGQGQASPYSNMS